A segment of the Sphingomonas cannabina genome:
GGCGCCGACCTGATCGGCTATTTCGCCCCGCACGAAGGGTCCGCGACCACCGCCTATGGCGTCTACGACATCGCCGATCTCGCCGCCTACGAGGCCTATCGCACCCGCCTCAAGGCCGATCCGGCAGGCCGCGACAATTTCGCCTTCGCCAAGGCCGAGGGCTTCATCCGCCGGGAGGATCGGATCTTCCTCAAGAGGGTCGATCGATGATCGCGGTGATCTTCGAGCTCGAGCCCGCCGATGCCGAACGCTATTTCGAGCTCGCCGGCGACCTGCGGCCCGAGCTGGAGGCGATCGACGGCTTCATCTCGATCGAACGCTTCCGCAGCGTGGGCGACTCGAACCGCTATCTCTCGCTTTCCTTCTTCCGCGACGAAGCGGCGGTAAGGGCGTGGCGCAACCGACCAGGCCACCGCGCCGCGCAGGCCGAGGGGCGCACCGGCGTGCTCGCCGATTATCGGCTGCGGGTGGCGGAGGTGATCCGCGACTACGGCATGACGCGACGCAAGGAAGCACCCGACGACAGCCGGGCGGCGCACGGCTGACGATCAGCCCAGCCGCCGCGCCAGCGCCTTCTTGAGCCGTCCGTGTGCCGATGCCTTGATCTGGCAGACGCGCGCGGCGCCGACGCCGAGCACCTGGCCGATCTCCTCGAGGTTCATTTCCTCGACGTAATAGAGCTGGACGACGATCTGCTCGCGCTCGGGCAGCTCGGCGATCGCGGCGGCGAGCGCGTCGCGCTGGTCGGCCTCGGCGAGCTGGTCGAAGGCGGAGGGCTCGTCGGACATGAACCAGGGGCCCTCGTCCGAATAGACGTCGTCGATCGGATCGAAGCGCACCGCCTCGGCGGTGGCATAGTCGGTGCGCAGCTTCTCGACGGTGACGCCGAGCTTCTCCGCGACCTCGCCGTCCGTGGGCTGACGGCCGTTCGCCTCCACGAGGCCGGACACCGCGTCGTTATACGCCCGTCGCCGCCGCATCGCGCCGCGCGTCAGCGTCGCCTGGCGGCGCAGCTCGTCGATCATGCTCCCGCGCA
Coding sequences within it:
- a CDS encoding antibiotic biosynthesis monooxygenase family protein; protein product: MIAVIFELEPADAERYFELAGDLRPELEAIDGFISIERFRSVGDSNRYLSLSFFRDEAAVRAWRNRPGHRAAQAEGRTGVLADYRLRVAEVIRDYGMTRRKEAPDDSRAAHG
- a CDS encoding sigma-70 family RNA polymerase sigma factor: MHARIQPDPGQLLTYAPTPARDVEGLVRKHLPMVRRIAWHIHGSMSTIVDIEDLVQVGLVALVEAVGSFEERGAVAFEQYLLTRLRGSMIDELRRQATLTRGAMRRRRAYNDAVSGLVEANGRQPTDGEVAEKLGVTVEKLRTDYATAEAVRFDPIDDVYSDEGPWFMSDEPSAFDQLAEADQRDALAAAIAELPEREQIVVQLYYVEEMNLEEIGQVLGVGAARVCQIKASAHGRLKKALARRLG
- a CDS encoding NIPSNAP family protein, with the translated sequence MITCFIRYEIDPFKVDRFERYARAWGEAIPRCGADLIGYFAPHEGSATTAYGVYDIADLAAYEAYRTRLKADPAGRDNFAFAKAEGFIRREDRIFLKRVDR